In a single window of the Streptomyces sp. HUAS ZL42 genome:
- a CDS encoding S-adenosylmethionine:tRNA ribosyltransferase-isomerase, which yields MSVALRVPEERSARVPAEQRGPGRDRDGVRLLVSRGTEVSHHAFRELPRLLRAGDLLVVNTSPTLAAAVDGRIGHARVVVHFSTRGDDGRWAVELRDPDGRGTTRARAGGPAGIEVRLSGGVRLVLEAPLSGGSGRLWWARVSGPDVLGLLHEHGRPIRYSYTERDQPLSVYQTVFALPSADGSGSAEMPSAARPFTARLVAELVSRGVQFAPVTLHTGVASAEVHEPPYPERFAVPEESARLINAVKVGAGRVVAVGTTAVRAVESAAGSDGVVRAAEGWTDLVVTPERGVRVVDGLLTGLHEPEASHLLMLEAVAGRAVIDRGYDEALRGLYLWHEFGDVHLVLPQEEPHAEHCVSNCR from the coding sequence GTGAGCGTCGCGCTGAGGGTTCCCGAGGAGCGGTCCGCGCGGGTGCCGGCCGAGCAGCGCGGGCCGGGGCGGGACCGGGACGGCGTACGGCTGCTGGTGTCGCGCGGTACCGAGGTGTCGCACCACGCGTTCAGGGAGCTGCCGCGGCTGCTGCGGGCCGGGGACCTGCTGGTGGTGAACACCTCGCCCACGCTGGCCGCCGCGGTGGACGGGCGGATCGGGCACGCGCGCGTGGTGGTGCACTTCTCCACGCGCGGGGACGACGGGCGGTGGGCCGTCGAGCTGCGGGATCCGGACGGGAGGGGCACCACGCGCGCGCGTGCGGGAGGGCCCGCGGGGATCGAGGTGCGGCTGTCCGGCGGTGTACGGCTGGTCCTGGAGGCGCCGCTGAGCGGGGGAAGCGGGAGGCTGTGGTGGGCGCGGGTGTCCGGTCCGGACGTCCTGGGGCTGCTGCACGAGCACGGCAGGCCCATTCGTTACTCCTATACGGAGCGGGACCAGCCCCTGTCCGTGTACCAGACGGTGTTCGCCCTGCCGTCCGCCGACGGGTCGGGCAGCGCGGAGATGCCGAGCGCGGCGCGCCCCTTCACGGCGCGGCTGGTCGCGGAGCTGGTGAGCCGGGGTGTGCAGTTCGCGCCCGTCACGTTGCACACCGGGGTGGCCTCGGCCGAGGTGCACGAGCCGCCGTATCCGGAGCGGTTCGCGGTGCCGGAGGAGTCGGCGCGGCTGATCAACGCGGTCAAGGTGGGCGCCGGGCGGGTGGTCGCGGTCGGGACGACGGCCGTGCGGGCCGTGGAGTCGGCGGCCGGGTCCGACGGGGTGGTCCGGGCGGCCGAGGGGTGGACGGACCTCGTGGTCACGCCCGAGAGGGGGGTGCGGGTGGTGGACGGGTTGCTGACCGGACTGCATGAGCCGGAGGCCTCGCATCTGCTGATGCTGGAGGCGGTGGCGGGGCGGGCGGTGATCGACCGCGGCTACGACGAGGCGCTGCGCGGGCTCTACCTGTGGCACGAGTTCGGAGACGTGCACCTCGTTCTTCCGCAGGAGGAGCCTCACGCAGAGCATTGCGTCAGCAACTGCCGGTGA
- the serB gene encoding phosphoserine phosphatase SerB — translation MSASQTSTSDVPTLLVKIFGKDRPGITAGLFDTLAAFSVDVVDIEQVVTRGRMVLCALVTEPQRGLEGDLRSTVHSWADSMKMQAEIISGIGDNRPRGLGRSLVTVLGHPLTAEATAAIAARITKAGGNIDRIFRLAKYPVTAVEFAVSGVETEPLRTALVTDAAALGVDVAVVAAGLTRRAQRLVVMDVDSTLIQDEVIELFAAHAGCDDKVAEVTAAAMRGELDFEQSLHARVALLEGLDASVVEKVRSDVRLTPGARTLIRTLKRLGYQVGVVSGGFTQVTDDLKERLGLDFAQANTLEIVDGKLTGRVTGEIVDRAGKARLLRRFAAEAGVPLSQTVAIGDGANDLDMLNAAGLGVAFNAKPVVREAAHTAVNVPFLDTVLYLLGVTREEVEAADTLDEL, via the coding sequence ATGAGCGCTTCGCAGACCTCGACCTCTGACGTCCCCACCCTCCTCGTCAAGATCTTCGGCAAGGACAGGCCGGGTATCACGGCCGGCCTGTTCGACACCCTCGCCGCCTTCTCCGTCGACGTGGTCGACATCGAGCAGGTCGTCACCCGTGGGCGGATGGTGCTGTGCGCCCTCGTGACGGAGCCGCAGCGCGGGCTGGAGGGGGATCTGCGGTCGACGGTCCACAGCTGGGCCGACTCGATGAAGATGCAGGCGGAGATCATCTCCGGTATCGGCGACAACCGGCCGCGCGGCCTCGGGCGCTCGCTCGTGACCGTGCTCGGGCATCCGCTGACCGCCGAGGCGACCGCCGCGATCGCCGCGAGGATCACCAAGGCGGGCGGCAACATCGACCGTATCTTCCGGCTCGCCAAGTATCCGGTGACGGCGGTCGAGTTCGCCGTGTCCGGTGTGGAGACCGAGCCGCTGCGCACCGCCCTGGTGACCGACGCCGCCGCGCTCGGCGTCGACGTGGCGGTCGTCGCGGCAGGGCTGACGCGGCGCGCGCAGCGTCTCGTCGTCATGGACGTGGACTCGACGCTCATCCAGGACGAGGTGATCGAGCTCTTCGCCGCGCACGCCGGCTGCGATGACAAGGTCGCCGAGGTGACGGCGGCCGCGATGCGCGGGGAGCTGGACTTCGAACAGTCGTTGCACGCACGCGTGGCGCTGCTCGAGGGCCTGGACGCCTCGGTGGTGGAGAAGGTGCGCAGTGATGTGCGGCTGACACCGGGCGCGCGCACACTGATCCGCACGCTGAAGCGGCTCGGGTACCAAGTGGGTGTGGTGTCGGGTGGATTCACCCAGGTGACCGATGATCTGAAGGAGCGGCTCGGGCTGGACTTCGCCCAGGCCAACACCCTGGAGATCGTCGACGGGAAGCTGACGGGCAGGGTCACCGGTGAGATCGTGGACCGCGCGGGCAAGGCGCGGCTGCTGCGCCGGTTCGCCGCCGAGGCGGGCGTACCCCTGTCGCAGACGGTGGCGATCGGTGACGGTGCCAACGACCTGGACATGCTGAACGCGGCCGGGCTGGGTGTCGCCTTCAACGCCAAGCCGGTGGTGCGCGAGGCGGCGCACACCGCGGTGAACGTGCCGTTCCTGGACACCGTCCTGTATCTGCTGGGTGTCACCAGGGAAGAGGTCGAGGCGGCGGACACGCTCGACGAGCTCTGA
- a CDS encoding histidine phosphatase family protein gives MSVAEPRRIVLFRHAKADWPQVTDHERPLAERGRKDAAVAGRKLSDTGMPFDLALCSTATRTRETWKLAVHEFPHRPKTVYEERIYEASPGELIALLNETPDDAQNVILIGHNPGVQGLADILSGSAEGDARERMSHRGFPAAAFAVLSFDGSWKSLEPGAATLEDYWAPTE, from the coding sequence ATGAGCGTCGCAGAACCCCGCAGGATTGTCCTCTTCCGACATGCGAAAGCCGACTGGCCACAGGTGACCGATCACGAGCGACCGCTCGCTGAGCGGGGCCGCAAGGACGCCGCAGTCGCCGGACGCAAGCTGTCCGACACCGGCATGCCCTTCGATCTGGCCCTGTGCTCCACCGCGACCCGGACCCGCGAAACCTGGAAACTGGCCGTCCACGAGTTCCCGCACCGGCCGAAAACCGTCTACGAGGAGCGGATCTACGAGGCCTCGCCCGGCGAGCTGATCGCGTTGCTCAACGAGACCCCCGACGACGCGCAGAACGTGATCCTGATCGGCCACAACCCGGGTGTTCAGGGCCTCGCCGACATCCTCTCCGGCTCGGCCGAGGGCGACGCCCGCGAGCGGATGAGCCACCGGGGCTTCCCGGCCGCCGCCTTCGCCGTGCTGTCCTTCGACGGCTCCTGGAAGTCCCTGGAGCCCGGGGCAGCCACGCTCGAGGACTACTGGGCGCCGACCGAGTGA
- a CDS encoding transglycosylase SLT domain-containing protein — protein MPKNTNSRGLRRSLTKQHKIGLAGVAALGAAAVAFSVVPANAGTTTTGAASSTQVVYSSEQIKNAKTDGLSGTTAEIEALAAQKRAAADALAKQKAEAAKKAAAAKAAAAKKAAAQAAAKKKAEAARKAKEAASRAAQRAKLKAAAKKTYPNNLDGWIRESLDVMKKHGIPGSYNGIYRNIIRESSGNPNAINNWDINAINGVPSKGLLQVIPPTFKAYHVPGTSWNIYDPVANITAACNYAADRYGSMDNVNSAY, from the coding sequence ATGCCCAAGAACACCAACAGTCGTGGTCTCCGCCGTTCCCTGACCAAGCAGCACAAGATCGGGCTCGCCGGTGTCGCCGCCCTCGGCGCCGCCGCCGTCGCCTTCTCCGTGGTGCCGGCCAACGCCGGAACGACCACGACCGGCGCGGCGTCCTCCACGCAGGTGGTCTACAGCTCCGAGCAGATCAAGAACGCCAAGACCGACGGGCTCTCCGGCACCACCGCCGAGATCGAGGCCCTGGCGGCGCAGAAGAGGGCCGCGGCGGACGCCCTCGCGAAGCAGAAGGCCGAGGCCGCGAAGAAGGCCGCCGCCGCCAAGGCCGCCGCCGCGAAGAAGGCCGCTGCCCAGGCCGCCGCCAAGAAGAAGGCCGAGGCCGCGCGCAAGGCGAAGGAGGCCGCCAGCCGGGCCGCGCAGCGCGCCAAGCTCAAGGCCGCCGCCAAGAAGACCTACCCCAACAACCTCGACGGCTGGATCCGCGAGTCGCTCGACGTCATGAAGAAGCACGGCATCCCGGGCTCCTACAACGGCATCTACCGCAACATCATCCGGGAGTCCTCGGGCAACCCGAACGCCATCAACAACTGGGACATCAACGCCATCAACGGCGTCCCGTCCAAGGGCCTGCTGCAGGTCATCCCGCCGACCTTCAAGGCCTACCACGTCCCCGGCACGTCCTGGAACATCTACGACCCGGTCGCCAACATCACCGCCGCCTGCAACTACGCGGCCGACCGGTACGGCTCCATGGACAACGTCAACAGCGCGTACTGA
- a CDS encoding SDR family NAD(P)-dependent oxidoreductase, with protein MPVAIITGASRGLGRALAEALAARGWDLVLDARGAETLTEAVKAVSGYGRRVEALPGDVTDAGHRAELVAAARELGGLDLLVNNAGILGAEPLVPLGRHPLDGFRAALETNVVAPLGLLQEALPLLRTAPAGAVVNLSSDAAAEAYRTWGAYGATKAALDQLSAVLAVEEPELRIWWVDPGGMRTGMLAAAEPDEDLSGTPAPEEIAPAFLRLLGRRPASGRYTAAALLESR; from the coding sequence ATGCCGGTAGCGATCATCACGGGGGCCTCCAGGGGGCTGGGGCGTGCGCTCGCCGAGGCCCTGGCGGCGCGGGGCTGGGATCTGGTGCTCGACGCCAGAGGAGCGGAGACCCTCACGGAGGCGGTGAAGGCCGTGTCCGGGTACGGAAGGCGTGTGGAGGCCCTGCCCGGGGACGTCACGGATGCCGGGCACCGGGCGGAGCTGGTGGCGGCCGCACGAGAGCTGGGCGGCCTCGACCTGCTGGTGAACAACGCGGGGATCCTGGGTGCCGAGCCCCTGGTCCCGCTCGGCCGCCACCCGCTGGACGGCTTCCGGGCCGCGCTGGAGACCAATGTGGTGGCCCCGCTGGGCCTGCTGCAGGAGGCGCTGCCCCTGCTGCGCACGGCGCCGGCCGGTGCGGTGGTCAACCTGAGCTCGGACGCGGCCGCTGAGGCGTACCGGACCTGGGGTGCGTACGGAGCGACGAAGGCGGCCCTGGACCAGCTGTCGGCGGTCCTGGCGGTGGAGGAGCCTGAGCTGCGGATCTGGTGGGTCGATCCCGGTGGCATGCGGACCGGAATGCTGGCCGCCGCCGAGCCCGACGAGGATCTCTCCGGGACACCGGCGCCCGAGGAGATCGCCCCCGCCTTCCTGCGGCTGCTCGGCAGGCGCCCGGCGAGCGGCAGGTACACCGCGGCCGCACTGCTGGAGTCGCGGTGA
- a CDS encoding FadR/GntR family transcriptional regulator: protein MPLSHPRRSALSEQVIAELRHQITSGEWPVGSRIPTEPELVEQLGVARNTVREAVRALAHNGLLDIRQGSGTYVVATSELAGVMHRRFADADPRHIAELRSTLESSAARLAAERRTEKDLKQLDALLVRREEAWESGDAEAFVTADATFHLAVVAASHNDVMTAMYADLGEVLRDWLREDVGEELTPETYMQHTRLVDAIRTGDAEAAAAEAASYPFLCRPGRFTASGG from the coding sequence ATGCCCCTGAGCCATCCCCGTCGCTCGGCACTGTCCGAGCAGGTCATCGCCGAGCTGCGCCACCAGATCACCTCGGGCGAGTGGCCGGTCGGCTCCCGCATCCCGACGGAGCCCGAGCTGGTCGAGCAGCTCGGTGTCGCCCGCAACACGGTCCGCGAGGCCGTCCGGGCGCTCGCGCACAACGGCCTGCTGGACATCCGCCAGGGCTCGGGCACGTACGTCGTGGCGACCAGTGAGCTGGCCGGCGTGATGCACCGCCGCTTCGCCGACGCCGATCCCCGGCACATCGCCGAACTGCGGTCCACGCTGGAGTCGAGTGCGGCGAGGCTGGCCGCCGAGCGCCGCACCGAGAAGGACCTCAAGCAGCTCGACGCGCTCCTCGTCCGGCGTGAGGAGGCGTGGGAGTCGGGCGACGCGGAGGCCTTCGTGACGGCGGACGCCACCTTCCACCTGGCGGTGGTCGCCGCCTCCCACAACGACGTCATGACCGCGATGTACGCCGACCTGGGCGAGGTGCTGCGGGACTGGCTGCGGGAGGACGTCGGCGAGGAGCTGACCCCGGAGACGTACATGCAGCACACGCGGCTGGTGGACGCGATCCGCACGGGGGACGCGGAGGCGGCCGCCGCGGAGGCCGCGAGCTATCCGTTCCTGTGCCGTCCGGGGCGGTTCACCGCTTCTGGTGGCTGA
- a CDS encoding FHA domain-containing protein produces the protein MPELVLELNGRTWTLDPSRPYTLGRDPQGDIVLDDARVSWRHATVSFNGRSWVIEDHGSTNGTFVQGQRIHQLEIGPGSAVHLGNATDGPRLTLSGAAADVAVPQAQPQQQPFAAQAANPGWAQQAPQQQAPQAGWQQPQQAAAHIPQQQGPGVGAGAPPVYGDRSPTTFHQFSLGRVMRIGRALENDLVVSDLQVSRHHAEFHSTPDGRMEIRDLGSHNGTYVNGQPIPKGGSQLLGPADIVGVGHSTFRIVGDRLEEFVDTGEVSFSARHLTVTVDGGKQILKDVSFGAPEKSLIAVIGPSGSGKSTLLKALTGYRPADQGEVLYDNRNLYKQFAELRQRIGLVPQDDILHKELTVKKALKYAAKLRFPADTTGAEREARIDEVLRELKLDIHKEKKITSLSGGQRKRVSVALELLTKPSLIFLDEPTSGLDPGMDRDVMQLLRGLADDGRTVLVVTHSVAELALCDKLLVMAPGGAVAYFGPPEEALNFFGYDTWADVFSAFENYRDYDWAGRWKGSQHYQMYAADIDAVAPQAVQMPPMQAMKPPKPQGWLSQFGTLVRRYVSVIASDRGFLALMVILPAVLGAVSLLIDADKGLLPNPPNAAGRIIPNGTATTVLLILAVGACFAGAANSVRELIKERVIYERERATGLSRSAYLMSKVFVLGMITVLQGALVGTIGFFNREIPEEGLVFGSATILELSVPIMALGFTSMMFGLIISSLVKTAEKTMPLLVMFAIIQVVFTGCLFTLHGSIGVNEFSYLMPSRWAVGAAGATLDFNKISPPEKAGDTDPLWDHTVGAWSLDMAALIALGVICGFFVMRFLRRHEPEVMRK, from the coding sequence GTGCCGGAACTCGTACTGGAATTGAACGGACGCACCTGGACGCTCGATCCGTCCAGGCCATACACCCTCGGACGCGATCCGCAGGGCGACATCGTGCTCGACGACGCCAGGGTGTCCTGGCGCCACGCCACCGTCAGCTTCAACGGCCGCAGTTGGGTCATCGAGGATCACGGCAGCACCAACGGCACGTTCGTGCAGGGCCAGCGGATCCACCAGCTGGAGATCGGCCCCGGCTCGGCGGTGCACCTGGGCAACGCCACCGACGGACCGCGCCTGACCCTCTCCGGAGCGGCGGCCGACGTCGCCGTGCCGCAGGCCCAGCCTCAGCAGCAGCCGTTCGCGGCGCAGGCCGCCAACCCCGGCTGGGCCCAGCAGGCGCCGCAGCAGCAGGCACCGCAGGCAGGCTGGCAGCAGCCGCAGCAGGCCGCCGCGCACATCCCGCAGCAACAGGGACCCGGCGTCGGCGCGGGGGCGCCGCCGGTCTACGGCGACCGCAGCCCCACCACGTTCCACCAGTTCTCGCTCGGCCGCGTGATGCGCATCGGCCGTGCCCTGGAGAACGACCTGGTCGTCTCCGACCTGCAGGTCTCCCGCCACCACGCCGAGTTCCACTCGACGCCCGACGGCCGCATGGAGATCCGCGACCTCGGCTCGCACAACGGCACCTACGTCAACGGCCAGCCGATACCCAAGGGCGGCTCGCAACTGCTCGGCCCCGCCGACATCGTCGGCGTCGGCCACTCGACGTTCCGGATCGTCGGCGACCGGCTCGAGGAGTTCGTCGACACCGGTGAGGTGTCCTTCTCCGCCCGCCACCTGACCGTCACGGTCGACGGCGGCAAGCAGATCCTCAAGGACGTCTCCTTCGGCGCCCCGGAGAAGTCCCTCATCGCGGTCATCGGCCCGTCCGGGTCCGGCAAGTCCACGCTCCTGAAGGCCCTCACCGGCTACCGCCCCGCGGACCAGGGCGAGGTCCTCTACGACAACCGGAACCTCTACAAGCAGTTCGCCGAGCTGCGCCAGCGCATCGGCCTGGTACCGCAGGACGACATCCTGCACAAGGAACTGACCGTCAAGAAGGCCCTCAAGTACGCGGCCAAGCTGCGCTTCCCGGCCGACACCACGGGCGCCGAGCGCGAGGCGCGCATAGACGAGGTGCTGCGCGAACTGAAGCTGGACATCCACAAGGAGAAGAAGATCACCTCCCTCTCCGGCGGCCAGCGCAAGCGCGTCTCCGTGGCCCTGGAGCTCCTCACCAAGCCGTCGCTGATCTTCCTCGACGAGCCGACCTCCGGTCTCGACCCGGGCATGGACCGCGACGTCATGCAGCTGCTGCGCGGCCTCGCCGACGACGGCCGCACGGTCCTCGTCGTCACCCACTCCGTGGCCGAGCTGGCCCTGTGCGACAAGCTCCTCGTGATGGCGCCGGGCGGTGCCGTCGCCTACTTCGGCCCGCCGGAGGAGGCGCTGAACTTCTTCGGCTACGACACCTGGGCCGACGTCTTCTCCGCCTTCGAGAACTACCGCGACTACGACTGGGCGGGACGCTGGAAGGGCTCACAGCACTACCAGATGTACGCCGCGGACATCGACGCCGTTGCGCCGCAGGCCGTACAGATGCCTCCGATGCAGGCGATGAAGCCGCCGAAACCGCAGGGCTGGCTGTCCCAGTTCGGCACCCTGGTGCGCCGCTACGTCTCGGTGATCGCCTCCGACCGGGGCTTCCTGGCCCTGATGGTGATCCTTCCGGCCGTCCTGGGCGCGGTGAGCCTGCTCATCGACGCCGACAAGGGTCTGCTGCCCAACCCGCCGAACGCGGCCGGCCGCATCATCCCGAACGGCACGGCCACCACCGTCCTGCTGATCCTCGCGGTCGGCGCCTGCTTCGCGGGCGCGGCCAACTCCGTGCGTGAGCTGATCAAGGAACGGGTCATCTACGAACGGGAGCGCGCCACCGGCCTGTCGCGGTCCGCGTACCTGATGTCGAAGGTGTTCGTGCTCGGCATGATCACCGTTCTGCAGGGCGCCCTGGTCGGCACCATCGGCTTCTTCAACCGCGAGATCCCGGAGGAGGGTCTGGTCTTCGGCAGCGCCACGATCCTGGAGCTGTCCGTCCCGATCATGGCTCTGGGCTTCACCTCGATGATGTTCGGCCTGATCATCTCGTCGCTGGTGAAGACGGCCGAGAAGACCATGCCGCTGCTGGTCATGTTCGCGATCATCCAGGTCGTCTTCACGGGCTGCCTGTTCACCCTGCACGGCTCGATCGGCGTCAACGAGTTCTCGTACCTGATGCCGTCCCGCTGGGCGGTCGGTGCCGCCGGCGCCACGCTGGACTTCAACAAGATCAGCCCGCCGGAGAAGGCGGGCGACACGGACCCGCTGTGGGACCACACCGTCGGCGCCTGGAGCCTGGACATGGCCGCGCTGATCGCCCTCGGTGTGATCTGCGGCTTCTTCGTCATGCGCTTCCTGCGCCGCCACGAGCCCGAGGTCATGCGCAAGTAG
- a CDS encoding SGM_5486 family transporter-associated protein codes for MPVLDPNPQNGQKKMLLVFGSFLAIFVIIAIVATIASP; via the coding sequence ATGCCAGTGCTCGACCCGAACCCGCAGAACGGCCAGAAGAAGATGCTGCTCGTCTTCGGCTCCTTCTTGGCCATCTTCGTGATCATCGCCATCGTCGCGACGATCGCCTCCCCCTGA
- a CDS encoding streptophobe family protein — MSASVNVGTSKYGKHGPRLPWGDVLLSAIAAVSWALIGMAGTAALGLHLLEADTAGSLGPMTAAVVALGAGGSVTPSGDVSAFGLKGAEASTAIEITPLGVSLVGALLLSWFFLRSLRTAGVVIAPAELLARAGAVVSLFVATLGGLAWAGHDVITIDGGSLGLDDLTGGGGGSGGIEIPGLGDVGDIGGLLPDRIGDLVDAKAAVGFTVDTVPTLLGGLGWSAGVLLIALLASRRTPLPRGWEAVHRVVRPAASALVTVLLVAVTAGCAAAAYAAIGDDHPKRIAGAALLGAPNGTWLGIPIGLFVPWDGRATGELARLLPDPLDDLLSVRSDQPVTLGRLAELDGRVWLLGVAAALMMLLAGVLTAVRTPVVRDPGALGFAGRCALRLGIATALTLPLLAWLTDVSVDASLSVLGFDAFGAGIELHGRLGMALVLGALWGAGAGAVGGLLAYASGAAGRRAASPALGDVAGGSAGGAGAATEGVGAAGSPPYAGSSSGPYTPGASFRPPNPATNPYLRLPDELREPEDARPPGGGRTADTGEDRPAPPNGGPPPPGDVYGAPTVVRRIEPPPRSPRRLPGSRPGNRPPSSPDEGPPPPPPPPPAPGKPKRPR; from the coding sequence ATGAGCGCGTCCGTGAACGTCGGGACCTCGAAGTACGGCAAGCACGGCCCGAGGCTGCCGTGGGGGGACGTCCTGCTGTCCGCGATCGCCGCCGTGAGCTGGGCGTTGATCGGTATGGCGGGCACGGCGGCGCTCGGGCTGCATCTGCTGGAGGCGGACACGGCCGGCTCGCTCGGCCCGATGACCGCTGCGGTGGTGGCACTTGGGGCGGGTGGTTCGGTGACGCCGTCCGGTGACGTGTCCGCTTTCGGCCTGAAGGGCGCGGAGGCGAGCACCGCCATCGAGATCACGCCATTGGGCGTGAGCCTGGTCGGTGCGCTGCTGTTGTCGTGGTTCTTCCTGCGATCCCTGCGCACGGCCGGAGTTGTCATCGCTCCGGCCGAACTCCTCGCGCGTGCGGGCGCGGTGGTCTCCCTGTTCGTCGCGACGCTGGGCGGGCTGGCGTGGGCGGGGCACGACGTCATCACGATCGACGGGGGCTCACTGGGGCTGGACGACCTGACGGGCGGGGGTGGCGGCTCGGGGGGCATCGAGATTCCGGGCCTCGGCGACGTCGGGGACATCGGCGGGCTGCTGCCCGACCGGATCGGCGACCTCGTCGACGCGAAGGCGGCGGTCGGGTTCACCGTCGACACCGTGCCCACGCTGCTCGGCGGCCTCGGCTGGTCGGCCGGGGTCCTGCTGATCGCGCTGCTGGCCTCGCGCCGCACCCCGCTGCCGCGCGGCTGGGAGGCCGTGCACCGCGTCGTACGGCCCGCCGCGTCCGCCCTCGTCACGGTGCTGCTGGTGGCAGTCACGGCGGGGTGCGCGGCGGCGGCGTACGCGGCGATCGGCGACGACCATCCCAAACGGATCGCGGGCGCGGCGCTGCTCGGCGCGCCCAACGGCACATGGCTGGGCATCCCCATCGGGCTGTTCGTCCCCTGGGACGGCCGCGCGACCGGCGAACTGGCCAGGCTGCTGCCGGACCCGTTGGACGACCTGCTGAGCGTCCGGTCGGACCAGCCCGTGACGCTGGGGCGGCTGGCGGAGCTCGACGGGCGGGTGTGGCTGCTGGGGGTCGCGGCCGCGCTGATGATGCTGCTGGCGGGCGTGCTCACGGCTGTACGGACGCCGGTGGTACGGGATCCGGGTGCCCTCGGCTTCGCCGGGCGGTGCGCGCTGCGGCTGGGGATCGCGACCGCGCTGACGCTGCCGTTGCTGGCCTGGCTGACGGACGTGTCCGTGGACGCCTCGCTGTCCGTGCTCGGCTTCGACGCGTTCGGCGCGGGGATCGAACTGCACGGGCGTCTCGGCATGGCGCTCGTTCTCGGTGCCCTGTGGGGTGCGGGTGCGGGGGCCGTCGGTGGGTTGCTGGCGTACGCGAGCGGGGCGGCGGGACGGCGGGCGGCATCGCCGGCACTCGGTGACGTGGCCGGCGGTTCGGCAGGAGGCGCGGGGGCTGCGACGGAAGGTGTGGGGGCTGCGGGGAGTCCGCCGTATGCGGGCAGCAGCTCCGGCCCGTACACCCCCGGGGCGTCGTTCCGGCCCCCCAACCCGGCCACCAATCCGTACCTACGGCTCCCGGACGAACTGCGGGAGCCCGAGGACGCACGCCCACCTGGTGGAGGCCGAACGGCGGACACCGGTGAGGATCGGCCCGCGCCGCCGAACGGCGGTCCGCCGCCTCCGGGCGACGTGTACGGTGCTCCGACGGTCGTCCGCCGGATCGAGCCGCCGCCGAGGTCACCGCGGCGGCTTCCCGGCTCGCGGCCCGGCAACCGGCCGCCCTCCTCCCCGGACGAGGGCCCCCCGCCACCGCCCCCGCCACCGCCTGCCCCGGGGAAGCCGAAGCGGCCCCGGTGA
- a CDS encoding CynX/NimT family MFS transporter, with protein sequence MIGLMVSQETRTTRSTTADTTTTAGPARSATRAWTTRLLVAGIALTALNLRPAITSLGALLEEVRDGLGMSGSLAGLLTSVPPLCFAVFGVMAPRLARRFGPAAVVCAGMAAITTGLLIRPYVGSTAGFLAASALALMGIAVSNVLMPVIVKRWFPDRVGSMTGLYSMALALGTAAAAAVTVPATEMLGGSWQSGLAVWAGPAAAAVLPWIPFVRRRGPAPAPEAPARDEPPDALRITRSRTAWALAVFFGLQATAAYITMGWMAQIFRDAGVPASTAGLLLAVTMVMGVPLGFLIPRLAARLPHQGPIVLALGACGLAGYAGLYLAPAGGAWAWALLLGVANCAFPLALTMVGMRARTGVGVARLSAFAQSTGYLISIPGPLLVGVLYQHSGGWGLPIALMTALLVPQTVMGVLAGRDRTVEDEAAR encoded by the coding sequence ATGATAGGTCTCATGGTGAGTCAGGAAACCCGCACGACGAGGTCCACGACCGCGGACACCACGACGACGGCCGGGCCCGCGCGGTCCGCCACGCGCGCGTGGACGACGCGACTGCTCGTCGCCGGCATCGCGCTGACCGCACTCAACCTCCGCCCCGCCATCACCAGCCTCGGCGCGCTCCTCGAAGAGGTCCGCGACGGGCTCGGCATGAGCGGCAGCCTGGCGGGCCTGCTCACCTCGGTTCCCCCGCTCTGCTTCGCCGTCTTCGGCGTCATGGCTCCCCGCCTGGCCCGCCGGTTCGGTCCGGCGGCCGTGGTGTGCGCGGGGATGGCAGCCATCACGACGGGCCTGCTCATACGGCCGTACGTCGGCAGCACGGCCGGCTTCCTGGCCGCCAGCGCGCTCGCCCTCATGGGCATCGCCGTCAGCAACGTCCTGATGCCGGTCATCGTCAAGCGCTGGTTCCCGGACCGGGTCGGCTCCATGACCGGCCTGTACTCGATGGCCCTCGCCCTCGGAACCGCCGCCGCGGCCGCGGTGACCGTGCCCGCGACCGAGATGCTGGGCGGGAGCTGGCAGTCGGGGCTCGCGGTGTGGGCGGGGCCTGCCGCGGCGGCCGTACTGCCCTGGATTCCGTTCGTACGGCGGCGGGGACCGGCGCCCGCCCCAGAGGCACCGGCGCGCGACGAGCCGCCCGACGCACTGCGCATCACACGCAGCCGCACCGCCTGGGCGCTCGCCGTCTTCTTCGGGCTCCAGGCCACCGCCGCCTACATCACCATGGGCTGGATGGCGCAGATCTTCCGGGACGCGGGCGTGCCCGCGAGCACGGCCGGGCTGCTCCTCGCTGTCACCATGGTGATGGGGGTACCCCTGGGCTTCCTCATCCCCCGACTGGCCGCCCGGCTGCCCCACCAGGGACCGATCGTGCTCGCGCTCGGCGCCTGCGGCCTCGCCGGATACGCCGGCCTGTACCTCGCCCCGGCCGGCGGAGCCTGGGCCTGGGCACTGCTGCTCGGGGTCGCCAACTGCGCCTTCCCGCTGGCGCTCACCATGGTCGGGATGCGCGCCAGGACCGGCGTGGGGGTGGCCCGGCTGTCGGCCTTCGCGCAGAGCACCGGTTACCTGATCTCCATCCCCGGACCGCTCCTGGTGGGCGTCCTCTACCAGCACAGCGGCGGCTGGGGTCTGCCGATCGCGCTCATGACCGCGCTGCTGGTGCCGCAGACGGTGATGGGCGTCCTGGCGGGGCGCGACCGCACGGTGGAGGACGAGGCCGCGCGCTGA